The following proteins are co-located in the Solenopsis invicta isolate M01_SB chromosome 7, UNIL_Sinv_3.0, whole genome shotgun sequence genome:
- the LOC120358217 gene encoding rRNA methyltransferase 2, mitochondrial-like: MYCVAEFIKTAETEVVPTKWVNKQGTKCFWPYYKGTDRIKKAILSSEIPDPEKWDEYDTRILHKYNTYQEARSHLSKAVYTFHLDSEEDNECRRKRKRISKTWSSSEESVILKKQKQNKNKSKIRSPPTIRFDKCTLDKENFVNSLAELPRESSSSSIIATTSMNDDNNDNGNNGYRDKRRMSEIYSSSEDSFVSKNSKQNKNRSEIKSPKITSFDKSTSNREDSTLNSNFQEESCGRNFMENENFSSFIMPTTSSMNNNKNAGEPLLLLILKKLRKLDYVQNNVIIPDIQEVLNYIKPQRLEVQETNVPITLSIDNDTQLNEFEQYISTTENYRIMILKFSHIGGHGTAGITRKIMKNLITSKFAMNFNWGGRAPKRPFKELKSKHLLLDSVRKVIPSASTEEIESAIKDWLKQAKTRVMSHHF; this comes from the exons atGTATTGTGTGgctgaatttattaaaactgcAGAGACGGAAGTTGTACCAACAAAATGGGTTAATAAACAAGGTACTAAGTGTTTTTGGCCTTATTACAAAGGCACCGACCGAATTAAAAAAGCTATTTTATCAAGCGAAATTCCTGATCCAGAGAAGTGGGACGAGTATGATACcagaatattacataaatata ATACATATCAAGAAGCTCGCTCTCACTTATCAAAAGCTGTATATACATTTCATTTGGATTCGGAAGAAGATAATGAATGTAgacgtaaaagaaaaagaatatcgaAAACTTGGTCTTCGAGTGAAGAAAgtgttattttaaagaaacaaaaacaaaacaaaaataaaagtaaaataaggtCCCCACCTACAATAAGATTTGATAAATGTACTTTAGATAAGGAAAACTTTGTAAACTCTCTAGCAGAGTTACCACGTGAAAGTTCGAGTTCCTCTATTATAGCTACTACTTCTATGAATGACGATAATAATGATAACGGTAATAATGGATATAGAGATAAAAGAAGAATGTCGGAGATTTATTCTTCAAGTGAAGACAGCTTTGTTTCAAAGAACTCAaagcaaaacaaaaatagaagtGAAATAAAATCTCCTAAAATTACCTCATTTGATAAATCTACTTCAAATAGGGAAGACTCAACTTTAAATTCTAACTTTCAAGAGGAATCATGTGGaagaaattttatggaaaatgaaaatttcagtTCATTTATTATGCCTACTACTAGTTCCATGAACAATAACAAAAATGCAg GTGAACCACTGCtattgttaattttgaaaaaacttaGGAAACTCGATTATGTGCAAAACAATGTTATTATCCCTGATATACAAGAAGTATTAAACTATATAAAACCTCAACGATTGGAAGTTCAAGAAACAAATGTCCCAATAACACTGTCAATTGACAATGACACACAGCTTAATGAATTTGAGCAATATATTTCGACTACTGAAAATTATAGGATCATG ATATTGAAATTTAGTCATATTGGAGGTCATGGTACTGCAGGGATCActagaaaaataatgaaaaacctTATAACGTCTAAGTTTGCGATGAATTTTAATTGGGGAGGAAGAGCTCCAAAGAGGCCTTTTAAAGAACTTAAATCAAAGCATTTGCTTCTTg ATTCTGTGCGTAAAGTAATTCCTTCGGCGTCAACGGAAGAAATTGAATCAGCCATTAAAGATTGGCTGAAACAAGCCAAGACAAGAGTTATGTCTCATCATTTCTAA